The nucleotide sequence TTTTCTCTTGGCTTCTCACAGTTCTTGTTTCTCATGTCAATGATAAAAGTAAAAGACCTAAGCACGGTTCAGACTGAATGGTCATCGTGTCACCTCCAGTTCTTGGCTTTGCCATATTTGAGGTAAATTTTATTGCATTAGTAATgcccatacatttttttttttttcagaacatACTTCAGCCTTACACAACATCAATCAACATGTCTGAACTCATGCAAGCCATCCACAGCATTTTGAAGATCTACGAGAAATATTGCCAGCACCCATGTCCTGGCCAAAGTCTAAAACCATCAGAAATGGAGCAGCTCATACAGGCAGAGCTATCCGATGCCATCAAAGTAAGTCATGGCCTTAGGTGAAGACTTTAGACATGGGTCAATGGGGGTGGTCAGTATGGAGGATAAGTGATCGGTTTCAGTCTTGTGGTAcatataaagttgtccatgtttCATTGCAGAACACCGGAGATCCGGAAACCATTAACTTGGTCATGAAGGCCGTGGACAGGAATCGTGATGGCGAAATAAGCTTTAAAGAATATATCACGTTGGTGTGTGTCGTGGCCAAGGCTTACTACAAGCATGTGCTCAAAGAACAAAACCCTCAGCAATGTCTTCTGCAACAAGGAGGCCAGCAGTATGCCGTTGGAGCTCCAACACCACAATCCAGCAACCAAGTGCCCACGGGATATCAGCAGGCCAATGTCTATATCCCCTCAGTGCAACAGTTCGCACCACAAGCACAGCCAGATCAGCAAGTTCCAGTCCAAGTGCCAGTTCAAGGACA is from Leptodactylus fuscus isolate aLepFus1 unplaced genomic scaffold, aLepFus1.hap2 HAP2_SCAFFOLD_113, whole genome shotgun sequence and encodes:
- the LOC142186709 gene encoding uncharacterized protein LOC142186709; this translates as MSELMQAIHSILKIYEKYCQHPCPGQSLKPSEMEQLIQAELSDAIKNTGDPETINLVMKAVDRNRDGEISFKEYITLVCVVAKAYYKHVLKEQNPQQCLLQQGGQQYAVGAPTPQSSNQVPTGYQQANVYIPSVQQFAPQAQPDQQVPVQVPVQGQQVIAVPAQVQAPAQGQVPAQAPVQQIPSQVPVQASLQILNQVPAPGQTVSVQLPQYYYQVQVGTQMAPQQPVQSYQVVQAIPQNQVQVSIPVQQTSAPQPAPVQQTPVQQQAPLSKIQLHNKLQLNKHLLNNKLQFSKIQLHNKL